CGGCGGGTCCGCGGCGCGCAGTCGCGCGAGGATCTCGTTCGCCCGGCCATGTCGCGTTCCGATCGCGACCGCGCGCGACGGCTGTGTCTCCTCCGGCAGCGACCCGCCGCCGATGGTCGACTCCGTCTCGATCACGTCGCCCTCGATGCCCCCACTAGCCAGCTGAGTCGCGAGCCCGCGAGCGCGCCTCGCGAGAACGGTGGGGGTGGCCGCGATCATCCGCCAGACCGGGAGCTCGGTCTCCGCCCGGCCGTCGCGATAGAGCTCGAGCGTCGCGACGAGCGCGGCGAGCGTGAGCTTGTCGGGACGCACGGCGCGCATGAGCGGATGGGCGCGGAGCGCGCCGATGGCGGCCGCGCGGCCAACGGCGAGCCCGGCCTGCGGGCCACCGAGGAGCTTGTCGCCGCTGAAGGTGACGACGTCCGCGCCCGCGGCGATCGCCTCGCCCACCGTCTCTTCGCGCGCGAGACCGAAGCGCGACGTGTCGATGAACGTGCCGCTGCCGAGGTCGTGGATGAACGCGATGCCGCGCTCGTGCGCGAGCGATCCCAGCGACCGGTCCTCGGGCCGCGCGACGAATCCGGTGAGCTTGAAGTTGCTGGCGTGCACGCGGAGGATCGCCCCGGTCCGCTCGGTGATCGCGGCCGCGTAGTCGCGGACGTAGGTGCGGTTCGTCGTGCCGACCTCGACGAGCTTCGCGCCCGAACGGCGTAGGACATCGGGGATGCGGAAACCGCCACCGATCTCCACCAGCTCGCCGCGCGCGACGATCACCTCTTTGCGGGCCGCCAGCGCGGCGAGCGCCAGCAGGACCGCTGCGGCGTTGTTGTTCGCGACGACGCCGTCCTCAGCGCCGGCGAGCTCGGCCAGCAGTCGTGAGGCGTGGCCGTGCCGCTCGCCGCGGCGACCGGCCTCGAGGTCGTATTCGACGCTCACCGCACCTGAGGCATCGACGATCGCCGCGAGAGCAGCGGGCGCGAGCGGCGCGCGTCCGAGGTTGGTCTGCAGCACGACGCCGGTCGCGTTGAGGACGCGACGAAGCGAACGACGGTCGCGGTCGCGCAGTCGCCGGCGCGCGGCATCGGCCGCACCCGACTCATCGAGCGTCGCGCCGGCGGCGCGCGCTTCCGCGAGGACATCCCGCACGGCGCGCACGAAACGATCCCGCGGCAGGTCGACGTCGCCGGCCGCGCGCACGACCGCGTCGACCGACGGCAGCCGACGGCGCGCGTCCGTCGTCATCGCGCGAGCACCGTGAGCGCGCCGGGACGCATGCGCACCGCGAGCCTGCGGGCGCGCACCGGCTCGCCGTCGGCCTGCGTCGGGAGCTCACGCTCGAGCTCGACGTCGAGCGAGCGCCCACGGAACATACGGACATCGCGTCCGTTCACATGCGTGCCGCGATAGAGCTTGGCGAGCGCGACGAGCGACGACCACCGCCCCAGGTCACCGGCGACGAGGATGTCGAAGAGGCCGTCGTCGATCTTCGCCTTCGGCGCCACGTGCATGCCGCTCCCGAAGTGCGTGCCGTTCGCGGCGACGACGACGAGATGCTTTCCCTCGATGACCTGGTCGTCGATCACGAGGCGCATCGGCTGCGGCCGGTACGTCGCGATCGACACGAGCGCGCCGACGAAATACCCCAGCGCGGGGCCGACGACGCGAGCGCTCGCCTCGATGCGTTCGGCGACGTGGCCGTCGATGCCGACGCCGGCGGCGTTCACGAAGATCCTGCCGTTGACCTCGCCGACGTCGATGACGCGGCGGCGCGCGCCAGCGAGGAACCGCGCGATGTCGCGTCGCTTGCGCGGATATCCGAGCGAACGCGCGAAGTCGTTGCCCGAGCCGATCGGATAGAGCGCCATCGCGGTGCTCGTGTCCACCAGGCCGTTCGCGATCTCGTTCGCTGTCCCATCTCCGCCGACCGCGATGACGGTGCGGACGCCGTCGGCCGACGCTTCGCGTGCGATACGCGCGGCTTCGCCGGGTGCGGGCGTCTGGATGATCTCGACCTTGAACCCGGACCCCTCGAGCTCGCGCGCGAGATCCCTTCCCACGCGCGCGCCGGCTCCGTCGCCGGCCGCGGGATTCACGATCGCGAGCGTGTGCTCGGAGTGCAGGCTGATCACGATGTCGGCGCGAGCGCTTTCTTGATGGCGTCCTGCTCTTCGTCGGACAGCTGGAACTTCGAGCGACCGCTCTGGACCGGCTTTGCGAACACGCGCGTGTCGGTGCGGCTGTGCAGGCTGGACACGACGACGCCGTTGCCAAGCGAGTCGAGCAGCGCGATGGCGAACGACTGATCCCCGCCCGTGTCGGCAAACGGGTTGTAGCGGATCACCGCGACCTTTTGGATCGTCCGCTGACTCAGGTGCTCGAGCTCGTGATGGAGCTTGTTGAGCGCTTCGACGCGCTCGCTCAGGCTCTCGACGCGCTTCAGCTGGCGGTCGAGGATCTCGTCGATCCCGCCGCTCTCCCCCTCCGGGAGCACGCGACGCAGCCGGCGACGGAGCACCGCTTCCGAGCGCTGCAGCCACGCCACCCAGGCGCCGAGCACGACGACGGCCACGACGAGGGCGACGACGAGCAGCGAGAGCGTGCGTTCGTCGAGGATCATCGTCGCGGACGATAGCCGTTCCGATATGCTGGACGCTCCATGGCGCGACGGAACCGCACACGCTCACGCACGCGACGCGACGCGACGGCAGCGCGTCGCGCGACATCGCCGCGTCCAGTTGAGCGCGAGACCACGGCACG
This genomic stretch from Candidatus Limnocylindria bacterium harbors:
- a CDS encoding DUF4446 family protein: MILDERTLSLLVVALVVAVVVLGAWVAWLQRSEAVLRRRLRRVLPEGESGGIDEILDRQLKRVESLSERVEALNKLHHELEHLSQRTIQKVAVIRYNPFADTGGDQSFAIALLDSLGNGVVVSSLHSRTDTRVFAKPVQSGRSKFQLSDEEQDAIKKALAPTS
- a CDS encoding diacylglycerol kinase family protein; this encodes MISLHSEHTLAIVNPAAGDGAGARVGRDLARELEGSGFKVEIIQTPAPGEAARIAREASADGVRTVIAVGGDGTANEIANGLVDTSTAMALYPIGSGNDFARSLGYPRKRRDIARFLAGARRRVIDVGEVNGRIFVNAAGVGIDGHVAERIEASARVVGPALGYFVGALVSIATYRPQPMRLVIDDQVIEGKHLVVVAANGTHFGSGMHVAPKAKIDDGLFDILVAGDLGRWSSLVALAKLYRGTHVNGRDVRMFRGRSLDVELERELPTQADGEPVRARRLAVRMRPGALTVLAR
- the selA gene encoding L-seryl-tRNA(Sec) selenium transferase: MTTDARRRLPSVDAVVRAAGDVDLPRDRFVRAVRDVLAEARAAGATLDESGAADAARRRLRDRDRRSLRRVLNATGVVLQTNLGRAPLAPAALAAIVDASGAVSVEYDLEAGRRGERHGHASRLLAELAGAEDGVVANNNAAAVLLALAALAARKEVIVARGELVEIGGGFRIPDVLRRSGAKLVEVGTTNRTYVRDYAAAITERTGAILRVHASNFKLTGFVARPEDRSLGSLAHERGIAFIHDLGSGTFIDTSRFGLAREETVGEAIAAGADVVTFSGDKLLGGPQAGLAVGRAAAIGALRAHPLMRAVRPDKLTLAALVATLELYRDGRAETELPVWRMIAATPTVLARRARGLATQLASGGIEGDVIETESTIGGGSLPEETQPSRAVAIGTRHGRANEILARLRAADPPIVARILDDRAALDLRSVAPEDDGMLARAVAAALAKGEK